A window of the Arachis duranensis cultivar V14167 chromosome 5, aradu.V14167.gnm2.J7QH, whole genome shotgun sequence genome harbors these coding sequences:
- the LOC107489295 gene encoding uncharacterized protein LOC107489295, whose product MRYDGTKDPHEHLTAFEARMNLEGVGDAVKCRAFSVTLAGPAIWWFNALPQESITAFIDISQSFLARFTTRIAKAKHPINLLGVTQKPEEPTRTFLDRFNEEWLEFDGHTDLVASLCLTNGLLNEDFRKHITTKPVWTMQEILSVAKEYINDEEVDRYKESPRDGTSAKQHKQPPRVGRFPNYTPLTAPIVEVYQQIANKGILARPRPLKERTEGNKNLYCDYHKGFGHKTQDCFDLKDALEQAIREGKLSKFSRLIREPRRQERERSEEDRSRTVMPRFVVNIIVGRDSPPKSKSAARRDTRVLSISTDGLATCKRHPTISFGPKDKWFNDLSETPPW is encoded by the exons atgaggtatgaCGGGACCAAAGATCCTCATGAACACCTCACCGCCTTTGAAGCAAGAATGAATTTAGAAGGGGTAGGCGACGCAGTGAAATGCCGAGCATTCTCTGTAACGCTAGCCGGCCCAGCGATCTGGTGGTTTAACGCCCTCCCGCAAGAGTCCATCACGGCTTTCATAGATATCTCCCAAAGCTTCCTAGCCCGGTTCACAACACGCATAGCTAAGGCCAAACACCCGATCAACTTGTTAGGAGTCACCCAGAAACCCGAGGAACCGACCAGAACGTTCTTGGACAGGTTTAATGAAGAATGGTTGGAATTTGACGGTCACACGGACTTGGTCGCCAGCCTCTGCCTAACAAACGGCTTGCTAAATGAGGATTTCAGGAAACATATCACGACCAAGCCTGTGTGGACCATGCAGGAAATCCTGAGCGTCGCCAAGGAATACATCAATGATGAGGAA GTCGACAGATATAAGGAGTCCCCCAGGGACGGAACTTCAGCCAAACAACACAAGCAACCTCCACGAGTGGGAAGGTTCCCAAACTACACGCCACTTACGGCGCCCATAGTAGAAGTCTACCAACAAATTGCAAACAAAGGAATCCTAGCTAGACCTAGACCCCTGAAAGAGAGAACGGAAGGCAACAAAAACCTTTATTGTGACTACCACAAGGGGTTTGGTCACAAAACACAAGACTGCTTTGACCTCAAAGATGCCTTGGAACAAGCCATCAGAGAAGGAAAACTGAGCAAATTCTCCCGGCTCATCAGAGAGCCGAGGAGGCAGGAAAGAGAGCGCTCCGAGGAAGATCGGAGCCGAACTGTCATGCCAAGGTTTGTGGTCAACATCATAGTCGGACGGGACAGCCCCCCCAAATCCAAGTCGGCTGCAAGAAGAGACACCCGGGTGCTCTCCATATCGACAGATGGCCTTGCCACCTGCAAAAGGCACCCCACAATATCCTTTGGCCCAAAGGATAAATGGTTCAATGACCTCTCCGAAACCCCCCCATGGTAG
- the LOC107489313 gene encoding 5-formyltetrahydrofolate cyclo-ligase, mitochondrial produces the protein MTMASSNTQDGHLDAIFNQKNALRTQVRKTLKAIHPSHRSQQDDAIQNIISEAPWFKSSLRLCAYISCSALREVDTSKLLSQILQDPVSDGKKLYVPRVEDKNSHMRMLRISCIDDLIANSMDILEPAPIDAYGNAREDVMQANEPVDLFLLPGLAFDKSGRRLGRGGGYYDTFLKNYKDLANTRNWIQPLRVALSYSEQILDEGVIPMTSSDVPIDALVSPAGVIPITTAAINRMGP, from the exons ATGACCATGGCCAGCAGCAACACCCAAGATGGGCACCTCGACGCCATTTTCAATCAGAAAAACGCGCTTCGAACTCAGGTCCGAAAGACCCTCAAGGCCATCCATCCCTCCCATAGATCTCAACAAG ACGAtgctattcaaaatataatctcGGAAGCCCCCTGGTTCAAATCTAGTCTCAGATTATGCGCATACATAAGCTGCAGTGCTTTACGGGAGGTCGATACATCCAAACTTTTGTCGCAAATTTTGCAAGACCCAGTCAGTG ATGGGAAAAAACTATATGTGCCGCGGGTGGAGGATAAGAATAGCCACATGCGTATGCTCAGGATTTCGTGTATCGATGATCTTATTGCTAATtcaatggatatcttagaaccaGCTCCGATTGATGCTTATGGAAATGCACGTGAAGACG TTATGCAGGCAAATGAACCTGTTGATTTGTTTCTTCTACCTG GATTGGCATTTGACAAATCTGGAAGACGTTTAGGCCGTGGTGGAGG TTACTATGATACATTTTTGAAGAATTACAAAGACCTTGCAAATACACGGAATTGGATTCAACCATTACGTG TTGCTCTGTCATATTCGGAACAAATACTAGATGAAGGAGTAATACCGATGACTTCATCCGATGTTCCAATTGATGCTCTTGTTTCGCCGGCTGGTGTGATTCCAATCACTACGGCGGCCATCAACAG AATGGGTCCCTGA
- the LOC107489314 gene encoding probable serine/threonine-protein kinase PBL3 has translation MGNCLDSSAKVDAAQSSRGNSVSAISKTPPSTLSIPSHSEKSNASTLPTPRSEGEILSSPNLKAFTFNDLKNATRNFRPDSLLGEGGFGYVYKGWIDQHTFVASKPGSGMVVAVKKLKPESFQGHREWLTEVNYLGQLHHPNLVKLIGYCLEGENRLLVYEFMPKGSLENHLFRRGPQPLSWAVRMKVAIGAARGLTFLHNAKSQVIYRDFKASNILLDAEFNAKLSDFGLAKAGPTGDRTHVSTQVMGTQGYAAPEYVATGRLTAKSDVYSFGVVMLELLSGRRAVDKTISGMEQNLVDWAKPYLGDKRRLFRIMDTKLEGQYPQKAAFMAATLALQCLNSEAKARPAMTEVLATLEQIDSPKTAGRHSHSEHLRVHTPVRRSPARNRSPLHLTPAASPLPSHRQSLRVH, from the exons ATGGGTAACTGTTTAGATTCTTCTGCAAAAGTTGATGCAGCTCAGAGTTCTAGAGGCAATTCTG TTTCAGCAATCTCAAAAACTCCACCCTCTACCTTATCAATTCCATCACACAGTGAAAAAAGCAATGCTTCAACTCTTCCCACGCCAAGGTCCGAGGGTGAAATCTTGTCTTCGCCAAATCTTAAGGCCTTCACATTCAATGATCTCAAGAATGCCACCCGAAATTTTCGTCCGGACAGCCTTCTCGGGGAAGGTGGATTCGGCTATGTTTACAAAGGATGGATCGACCAACACACGTTCGTGGCTTCCAAACCCGGATCAGGAATGGTTGTTGCTGTAAAGAAGCTTAAGCCTGAAAGTTTTCAGGGTCATAGGGAGTGGCTG ACTGAGGTTAACTACCTTGGACAACTGCACCATCCTAATCTTGTTAAATTGATTGGGTACTGCTTGGAAGGAGAGAACCGGCTATTGGTCTATGAGTTTATGCCGAAAGGGAGCTTAGAGAATCATCTATTTAGAA GAGGACCACAACCACTGTCTTGGGCAGTGAGGATGAAGGTGGCCATTGGTGCTGCCAGAGGACTCACTTTTCTTCACAACGCCAAATCACAAGTCATATACCGTGATTTTAAAGCTTCTAACATCCTGCTGGATGCG GAGTTCAATGCTAAACTTTCTGATTTCGGCCTGGCCAAGGCGGGTCCAACCGGTGATAGAACTCATGTATCTACACAAGTCATGGGAACTCAAGGATACGCGGCACCTGAATATGTAGCAACTG GTCGGCTAACGGCGAAAAGTGATGTATATAGCTTTGGGGTTGTGATGTTGGAACTCTTGTCCGGGAGACGCGCGGTTGATAAAACAATATCCGGTATGGAGCAGAATCTGGTAGACTGGGCAAAACCATATTTGGGCGATAAAAGAAGGTTGTTTCGGATTATGGATACCAAATTGGAGGGACAATACCCACAGAAGGCAGCCTTCATGGCTGCTACGCTTGCCCTTCAGTGCCTTAACAGTGAAGCCAAGGCAAGGCCTGCCATGACAGAGGTTTTAGCAACCCTTGAACAGATAGACTCCCCCAAAACTGCAGGCCGCCATTCCCACTCGGAACATCTGAGAGTCCACACTCCCGTGAGGAGGTCTCCAGCACGAAACCGGTCCCCTTTACATCTGACTCCTGCTGCATCTCCACTGCCATCTCACCGGCAATCTCTTCGAGTGCACTAA